Proteins encoded within one genomic window of Bactrocera dorsalis isolate Fly_Bdor unplaced genomic scaffold, ASM2337382v1 BdCtg012, whole genome shotgun sequence:
- the LOC105228157 gene encoding solute carrier family 12 member 6 isoform X3 → MPERFKVSKAEEESDPYPADENATGKLLNDIHDPCDNTQVEKNNEKSNIDANLYLYDDELDTRPHVSTFISSLANYENTIPSATDPDSKTAAPAARMGTLIGVFLPCIQNIFGVILFIRLTWVVGTAGAVCGFLIVLTCCCVTMLTAISMSAIATNGVVPAGGSYFMISRSLGPEFGGAVGMLFYTGTTLAAAMYIVGAVEIVLTYMAPWASIFGDFTKDPDAMYNNFRVYGTLLLLIMGLIVFLGVKFVNKFAAVALACVIFSIIAVYIGIFDNIHGNEKLYMCVLGKRLLKDIPIDNCTKSDTLLSDLFCNDNGCDEYYTNNNVTKVKGIKGLASGVFYENLLPSFLEKGQLIAYGKNTVDIENMGPSTYNQIMADITTSFTLLIGIFFPSVTGIMAGSNRSGDLADAQKSIPIGTICAILTTSTVYLSSVMLFAGTVDNLLLRDKFGQSIGGKLVVANIAWPNQWVILVGSFLSTLGAGLQSLTGAPRLLQAIARDEIIPFLSPFAVSSKRGEPTRALLLTIVICQCGILLGNVDLLAPLLSMFFLMCYGFVNLACAVQTLLRTPNWRPRFKFYHWGLSLVGLTLCISIMFMTSWYFALIAMGMAIVIYKYIEYRGAEKEWGDGIRGMALTAARYSLLRLEEGPPHTKNWRPQILVLSKFNDNFMPKYRKIFAFATQLKAGKGLTICVSVIQGDHHKITNRAVDAKAALRKLMDDEKVKGFCDVLVSRDIGEGLSSVIQTIGLGGMKPNTVIIGWPYSWRQEGKQSWKTFIQTVRTVAACHMALLVPKGINFFPESNHKIGGNIDIWWIVHDGGLLMLLPFLLKQHRTWRNCKLRIFTVAQMEDNSIQMKKDLKTFLYHLRIEADVEVVEMMNSDISAYTYERTLMMEQRNQMLRELRLNKKENSKIVQTIVDHHHDATKTSSKVRFADPTVNVEEKHENEADGDEKAKSKEAETDSLDAKLDNGSTLHTVEKGQSEDEKPEKNILGGNSNTTLKPDEINVRRMHTAVKLNEVIVNKSQDAQLVIMNLPGPPRESKIDRESNYMEFLEVLTEGLEKVLMVRGGGREVITIYS, encoded by the exons ATGCCAGAGAGATTTAAAGTATCTAAAGCTGAGGAAGAGTCAGATCCTTATCCAGCTGATGAAAATGCAACTGGAAAGCTTTTAAATGATATACATG ATCCTTGCGATAATACTCAAGTAGAGAAAAATAACGAGAAATCAAACATCGATGCCAACTTATACCTTTATGACGATGAATTGGACACCAGACCACACGTATCAACATTTATATCTTCACTCGCCAATTATGAAAACACCATACCATCAGCAACTGACCCGGATTCGAAAACGGCTGCACCTGCAGCTCGTATGG GTACATTAATCGGAGTTTTCTTGCCAtgtattcaaaacatttttggtGTTATCCTGTTTATTCGACTTACGTGGGTAGTGGGAACCGCTGGTGCAGTATGTGGATTTTTAATAGTATTAACATGTTGTTGCGTG ACCATGTTAACAGCAATCTCCATGTCAGCAATCGCTACAAATGGAGTGGTGCCTGCCGGTGGAAGCTATTTCATGATTTCGag aTCGTTGGGACCAGAATTCGGTGGCGCGGTGGGAATGTTATTTTATACCGGAACTACGCTGGCAGCTGCTATGTACATTGTGGGTGCTGTAGAAATCGTACTG ACTTATATGGCGCCGTGGGCATCAATATTTGGCGATTTCACCAAGGATCCAGATGCAATGTATAATAACTTCAGAGTTTACGGAACACTGCTTTTGCTTATTATGG gtttgattgtgtttttgggtgtaaagtttgtaaataaattcgCAGCGGTTGCTCTAGCATGTGTAATATTCTCTATAATAGCGGTGTATATTGGAATATTTGACAATATTCACGGAAACGAAAAACTTTA tATGTGTGTCCTTGGAAAGCGGTTACTTAAAGATATTCCCATAGATAATTGTACTAAAAGTGATACACTCTTGTCGGACCTGTTTTGCAATGATAATGGGTGTGATGAATATTACACAA ATAATAATGTTACCAAAGTCAAAGGTATCAAGGGTCTTGCTAGTGGCGTGTTCTATGAGAACTTATTACCATCATTTTTGGAA AAAGGTCAACTTATAGCTTATGGCAAAAATACAGTTGATATTGAAAATATGGGACCATCTACTTACAATCAGATAATGGCTGATATAACGACTTCGTTTACATTGCTTATTGGAATATTTTTCCCATCAGTAACAG gCATAATGGCGGGATCTAATAGGTCTGGAGATTTAGCGGATGCTCAAAAAAGTATCCCGATAGGAACTATTTGCGCTATTTTAACAACAAGTACTGTATATTTATCAAGTGTCATGTTATTTGCGGGAACCGTGGATAATCTTCTCTTACGAGACAA ATTCGGACAATCGATAGGTGGTAAACTAGTAGTTGCAAATATAGCATGGCCAAATCAATGGGTAATATTGGTTGGCTCATTCTTATCGACACTTGGTGCTGGATTACAAAGTTTAACTGGGGCACCTCGTCTACTACAGGCCATAGCAAGAGATGAAATCATTCCATTTTTATCACCGTTTGCGGTTTCTTCTAAACGTGGCGAACCTACAAGAGCCTTGCTTTTAACAATTGTTATATGTCAGTGCGGAATATTATTGG GTAACGTTGATCTACTGGCACCTTTATTATCTATGTTTTTCCTTATGTGTTACGGATTTGTGAATCTTGCTTGCGCTGTACAAACTTTGTTACGAACACCAAACTGGAGGCCACGATTCAAATTTTATCATTGGGGATTGTCATTAGTTGGGTTGACTTTGTGCATATCAATAATGTTTATGACATCGTGGTACTTTGCCTTGATTGCGATGGGAATGGcaatagttatatataaatatattgaatatcgTGG agcCGAAAAAGAATGGGGAGATGGAATCAGAGGAATGGCATTAACAGCTGCCAGATATTCGCTATTACGCTTAGAGGAAGGTCCACCACACACCAAAAACTGGCGCCCACAAATTTTAGTGCTGTCAAAATTCAATGACAACTTCATGCCGaaatacagaaaaatatttgcttttgcaactcAACTTAAAGCTGGGAAAGGCTTAACAATATGTGTATCGGTTATTCAGGGTGATCatcataaaattacaaatagaGCTGTGGATGCCAAAGCGGCTTTGAGAAAATTAATGGACGATGAAAAAGTGAAAGGTTTCTGTGATGTATTGGTTTCACGAGATATAGGGGAGGGTTTAAGTTCtgt aattcaGACAATAGGCCTTGGAGGTATGAAGCCAAATACAGTTATAATTGGGTGGCCCTATAGTTGGAGACAAGAGGGTAAACAAAGTTGGAAAACATTTATACAAACCGTTCGAACAGTAGCTGCCTGCCATATGGCCCTACTAGTTCCAAAGGGAATAAATTTCTTCCCAGAATCTAATCATAAG ATTGGAGGCAATATTGATATTTGGTGGATTGTACATGATGGAGGTCTCCTTATGTTATTACCTTTTCTGTTGAAACAGCATCGTACTTGGAGAAACTGCAAATTGAGAATTTTTACAGTCGCACAAATGGAGGATAATTCAATTCAGATGAAAAAAGACTTAAAAACTTTTCTATATCACTTACGAATTGAGGCCGACGTGGAGGTTGTGGAAATG ATGAACAGTGATAtatctgcatatacatatgagaGAACATTGATGATGGAACAGAGAAACCAAATGTTGAGGGAACTGCgtttgaataaaaaagaaaactctAAAATA GTTCAGACAATTGTTGATCATCATCATGATGCAACGAAGACCTCTTCAAAAGTTCGGTTTGCAGATCCAACCGTTAATGTAGAAGAAAAACATGAAAAC GAGGCCGATGGGGATGAAAAAGCGAAGTCAAAAGAGGCTGAAACCGACTCACTAGATGCTAAATTGGATAATGGATCCACACTACATACTGTAGAAAAAGGACAAAGTGAAGACGAAAAgcctgaaaaaaatattttaggcggAAATTCGAACACAACCTTGAAACC tgatGAAATTAATGTTCGCCGAATGCACACGGCAGTTAAGCTAAACGAGGTTATTGTAAATAAATCACAAGATGCCCAACTTGTCATAATGAATTTACCTGGACCTCCGCGGGAATCTAAAATCGATCGTGAAAGCAATT ATATGGAATTTTTAGAGGTGCTTACTGAGGGTCTAGAAAAGGTATTAATGGTGCGGGGAGGAGGTCGCGAAGTAATAACAATATATTCTTAa
- the LOC105228157 gene encoding solute carrier family 12 member 6 isoform X1 has protein sequence MPERFKVSKAEEESDPYPADENATGKLLNDIHDPCDNTQVEKNNEKSNIDANLYLYDDELDTRPHVSTFISSLANYENTIPSATDPDSKTAAPAARMGTLIGVFLPCIQNIFGVILFIRLTWVVGTAGAVCGFLIVLTCCCVTMLTAISMSAIATNGVVPAGGSYFMISRSLGPEFGGAVGMLFYTGTTLAAAMYIVGAVEIVLTYMAPWASIFGDFTKDPDAMYNNFRVYGTLLLLIMGLIVFLGVKFVNKFAAVALACVIFSIIAVYIGIFDNIHGNEKLYMCVLGKRLLKDIPIDNCTKSDTLLSDLFCNDNGCDEYYTNNNVTKVKGIKGLASGVFYENLLPSFLEKGQLIAYGKNTVDIENMGPSTYNQIMADITTSFTLLIGIFFPSVTGIMAGSNRSGDLADAQKSIPIGTICAILTTSTVYLSSVMLFAGTVDNLLLRDKFGQSIGGKLVVANIAWPNQWVILVGSFLSTLGAGLQSLTGAPRLLQAIARDEIIPFLSPFAVSSKRGEPTRALLLTIVICQCGILLGNVDLLAPLLSMFFLMCYGFVNLACAVQTLLRTPNWRPRFKFYHWGLSLVGLTLCISIMFMTSWYFALIAMGMAIVIYKYIEYRGAEKEWGDGIRGMALTAARYSLLRLEEGPPHTKNWRPQILVLSKFNDNFMPKYRKIFAFATQLKAGKGLTICVSVIQGDHHKITNRAVDAKAALRKLMDDEKVKGFCDVLVSRDIGEGLSSVIQTIGLGGMKPNTVIIGWPYSWRQEGKQSWKTFIQTVRTVAACHMALLVPKGINFFPESNHKIGGNIDIWWIVHDGGLLMLLPFLLKQHRTWRNCKLRIFTVAQMEDNSIQMKKDLKTFLYHLRIEADVEVVEMMNSDISAYTYERTLMMEQRNQMLRELRLNKKENSKIVQTLVDFKETTGDDKLPLVQTIVDHHHDATKTSSKVRFADPTVNVEEKHENEADGDEKAKSKEAETDSLDAKLDNGSTLHTVEKGQSEDEKPEKNILGGNSNTTLKPDEINVRRMHTAVKLNEVIVNKSQDAQLVIMNLPGPPRESKIDRESNYMEFLEVLTEGLEKVLMVRGGGREVITIYS, from the exons ATGCCAGAGAGATTTAAAGTATCTAAAGCTGAGGAAGAGTCAGATCCTTATCCAGCTGATGAAAATGCAACTGGAAAGCTTTTAAATGATATACATG ATCCTTGCGATAATACTCAAGTAGAGAAAAATAACGAGAAATCAAACATCGATGCCAACTTATACCTTTATGACGATGAATTGGACACCAGACCACACGTATCAACATTTATATCTTCACTCGCCAATTATGAAAACACCATACCATCAGCAACTGACCCGGATTCGAAAACGGCTGCACCTGCAGCTCGTATGG GTACATTAATCGGAGTTTTCTTGCCAtgtattcaaaacatttttggtGTTATCCTGTTTATTCGACTTACGTGGGTAGTGGGAACCGCTGGTGCAGTATGTGGATTTTTAATAGTATTAACATGTTGTTGCGTG ACCATGTTAACAGCAATCTCCATGTCAGCAATCGCTACAAATGGAGTGGTGCCTGCCGGTGGAAGCTATTTCATGATTTCGag aTCGTTGGGACCAGAATTCGGTGGCGCGGTGGGAATGTTATTTTATACCGGAACTACGCTGGCAGCTGCTATGTACATTGTGGGTGCTGTAGAAATCGTACTG ACTTATATGGCGCCGTGGGCATCAATATTTGGCGATTTCACCAAGGATCCAGATGCAATGTATAATAACTTCAGAGTTTACGGAACACTGCTTTTGCTTATTATGG gtttgattgtgtttttgggtgtaaagtttgtaaataaattcgCAGCGGTTGCTCTAGCATGTGTAATATTCTCTATAATAGCGGTGTATATTGGAATATTTGACAATATTCACGGAAACGAAAAACTTTA tATGTGTGTCCTTGGAAAGCGGTTACTTAAAGATATTCCCATAGATAATTGTACTAAAAGTGATACACTCTTGTCGGACCTGTTTTGCAATGATAATGGGTGTGATGAATATTACACAA ATAATAATGTTACCAAAGTCAAAGGTATCAAGGGTCTTGCTAGTGGCGTGTTCTATGAGAACTTATTACCATCATTTTTGGAA AAAGGTCAACTTATAGCTTATGGCAAAAATACAGTTGATATTGAAAATATGGGACCATCTACTTACAATCAGATAATGGCTGATATAACGACTTCGTTTACATTGCTTATTGGAATATTTTTCCCATCAGTAACAG gCATAATGGCGGGATCTAATAGGTCTGGAGATTTAGCGGATGCTCAAAAAAGTATCCCGATAGGAACTATTTGCGCTATTTTAACAACAAGTACTGTATATTTATCAAGTGTCATGTTATTTGCGGGAACCGTGGATAATCTTCTCTTACGAGACAA ATTCGGACAATCGATAGGTGGTAAACTAGTAGTTGCAAATATAGCATGGCCAAATCAATGGGTAATATTGGTTGGCTCATTCTTATCGACACTTGGTGCTGGATTACAAAGTTTAACTGGGGCACCTCGTCTACTACAGGCCATAGCAAGAGATGAAATCATTCCATTTTTATCACCGTTTGCGGTTTCTTCTAAACGTGGCGAACCTACAAGAGCCTTGCTTTTAACAATTGTTATATGTCAGTGCGGAATATTATTGG GTAACGTTGATCTACTGGCACCTTTATTATCTATGTTTTTCCTTATGTGTTACGGATTTGTGAATCTTGCTTGCGCTGTACAAACTTTGTTACGAACACCAAACTGGAGGCCACGATTCAAATTTTATCATTGGGGATTGTCATTAGTTGGGTTGACTTTGTGCATATCAATAATGTTTATGACATCGTGGTACTTTGCCTTGATTGCGATGGGAATGGcaatagttatatataaatatattgaatatcgTGG agcCGAAAAAGAATGGGGAGATGGAATCAGAGGAATGGCATTAACAGCTGCCAGATATTCGCTATTACGCTTAGAGGAAGGTCCACCACACACCAAAAACTGGCGCCCACAAATTTTAGTGCTGTCAAAATTCAATGACAACTTCATGCCGaaatacagaaaaatatttgcttttgcaactcAACTTAAAGCTGGGAAAGGCTTAACAATATGTGTATCGGTTATTCAGGGTGATCatcataaaattacaaatagaGCTGTGGATGCCAAAGCGGCTTTGAGAAAATTAATGGACGATGAAAAAGTGAAAGGTTTCTGTGATGTATTGGTTTCACGAGATATAGGGGAGGGTTTAAGTTCtgt aattcaGACAATAGGCCTTGGAGGTATGAAGCCAAATACAGTTATAATTGGGTGGCCCTATAGTTGGAGACAAGAGGGTAAACAAAGTTGGAAAACATTTATACAAACCGTTCGAACAGTAGCTGCCTGCCATATGGCCCTACTAGTTCCAAAGGGAATAAATTTCTTCCCAGAATCTAATCATAAG ATTGGAGGCAATATTGATATTTGGTGGATTGTACATGATGGAGGTCTCCTTATGTTATTACCTTTTCTGTTGAAACAGCATCGTACTTGGAGAAACTGCAAATTGAGAATTTTTACAGTCGCACAAATGGAGGATAATTCAATTCAGATGAAAAAAGACTTAAAAACTTTTCTATATCACTTACGAATTGAGGCCGACGTGGAGGTTGTGGAAATG ATGAACAGTGATAtatctgcatatacatatgagaGAACATTGATGATGGAACAGAGAAACCAAATGTTGAGGGAACTGCgtttgaataaaaaagaaaactctAAAATA GTACAGACTCTAGTGGATTTTAAGGAAACCACCGGGGATGATAAGTTACCTTTG GTTCAGACAATTGTTGATCATCATCATGATGCAACGAAGACCTCTTCAAAAGTTCGGTTTGCAGATCCAACCGTTAATGTAGAAGAAAAACATGAAAAC GAGGCCGATGGGGATGAAAAAGCGAAGTCAAAAGAGGCTGAAACCGACTCACTAGATGCTAAATTGGATAATGGATCCACACTACATACTGTAGAAAAAGGACAAAGTGAAGACGAAAAgcctgaaaaaaatattttaggcggAAATTCGAACACAACCTTGAAACC tgatGAAATTAATGTTCGCCGAATGCACACGGCAGTTAAGCTAAACGAGGTTATTGTAAATAAATCACAAGATGCCCAACTTGTCATAATGAATTTACCTGGACCTCCGCGGGAATCTAAAATCGATCGTGAAAGCAATT ATATGGAATTTTTAGAGGTGCTTACTGAGGGTCTAGAAAAGGTATTAATGGTGCGGGGAGGAGGTCGCGAAGTAATAACAATATATTCTTAa
- the LOC105228157 gene encoding solute carrier family 12 member 6 isoform X4, which translates to MSIKSVQNKSLEMEIGTHSEKENKDPCDNTQVEKNNEKSNIDANLYLYDDELDTRPHVSTFISSLANYENTIPSATDPDSKTAAPAARMGTLIGVFLPCIQNIFGVILFIRLTWVVGTAGAVCGFLIVLTCCCVTMLTAISMSAIATNGVVPAGGSYFMISRSLGPEFGGAVGMLFYTGTTLAAAMYIVGAVEIVLTYMAPWASIFGDFTKDPDAMYNNFRVYGTLLLLIMGLIVFLGVKFVNKFAAVALACVIFSIIAVYIGIFDNIHGNEKLYMCVLGKRLLKDIPIDNCTKSDTLLSDLFCNDNGCDEYYTNNNVTKVKGIKGLASGVFYENLLPSFLEKGQLIAYGKNTVDIENMGPSTYNQIMADITTSFTLLIGIFFPSVTGIMAGSNRSGDLADAQKSIPIGTICAILTTSTVYLSSVMLFAGTVDNLLLRDKFGQSIGGKLVVANIAWPNQWVILVGSFLSTLGAGLQSLTGAPRLLQAIARDEIIPFLSPFAVSSKRGEPTRALLLTIVICQCGILLGNVDLLAPLLSMFFLMCYGFVNLACAVQTLLRTPNWRPRFKFYHWGLSLVGLTLCISIMFMTSWYFALIAMGMAIVIYKYIEYRGAEKEWGDGIRGMALTAARYSLLRLEEGPPHTKNWRPQILVLSKFNDNFMPKYRKIFAFATQLKAGKGLTICVSVIQGDHHKITNRAVDAKAALRKLMDDEKVKGFCDVLVSRDIGEGLSSVIQTIGLGGMKPNTVIIGWPYSWRQEGKQSWKTFIQTVRTVAACHMALLVPKGINFFPESNHKIGGNIDIWWIVHDGGLLMLLPFLLKQHRTWRNCKLRIFTVAQMEDNSIQMKKDLKTFLYHLRIEADVEVVEMMNSDISAYTYERTLMMEQRNQMLRELRLNKKENSKIVQTIVDHHHDATKTSSKVRFADPTVNVEEKHENEADGDEKAKSKEAETDSLDAKLDNGSTLHTVEKGQSEDEKPEKNILGGNSNTTLKPDEINVRRMHTAVKLNEVIVNKSQDAQLVIMNLPGPPRESKIDRESNYMEFLEVLTEGLEKVLMVRGGGREVITIYS; encoded by the exons ATGTCTATTAAAAGTGTGCAAAATAAATCTTTGGAAATGGAAATCGGCACCCATAGTGAGAAGGAAAATAAAG ATCCTTGCGATAATACTCAAGTAGAGAAAAATAACGAGAAATCAAACATCGATGCCAACTTATACCTTTATGACGATGAATTGGACACCAGACCACACGTATCAACATTTATATCTTCACTCGCCAATTATGAAAACACCATACCATCAGCAACTGACCCGGATTCGAAAACGGCTGCACCTGCAGCTCGTATGG GTACATTAATCGGAGTTTTCTTGCCAtgtattcaaaacatttttggtGTTATCCTGTTTATTCGACTTACGTGGGTAGTGGGAACCGCTGGTGCAGTATGTGGATTTTTAATAGTATTAACATGTTGTTGCGTG ACCATGTTAACAGCAATCTCCATGTCAGCAATCGCTACAAATGGAGTGGTGCCTGCCGGTGGAAGCTATTTCATGATTTCGag aTCGTTGGGACCAGAATTCGGTGGCGCGGTGGGAATGTTATTTTATACCGGAACTACGCTGGCAGCTGCTATGTACATTGTGGGTGCTGTAGAAATCGTACTG ACTTATATGGCGCCGTGGGCATCAATATTTGGCGATTTCACCAAGGATCCAGATGCAATGTATAATAACTTCAGAGTTTACGGAACACTGCTTTTGCTTATTATGG gtttgattgtgtttttgggtgtaaagtttgtaaataaattcgCAGCGGTTGCTCTAGCATGTGTAATATTCTCTATAATAGCGGTGTATATTGGAATATTTGACAATATTCACGGAAACGAAAAACTTTA tATGTGTGTCCTTGGAAAGCGGTTACTTAAAGATATTCCCATAGATAATTGTACTAAAAGTGATACACTCTTGTCGGACCTGTTTTGCAATGATAATGGGTGTGATGAATATTACACAA ATAATAATGTTACCAAAGTCAAAGGTATCAAGGGTCTTGCTAGTGGCGTGTTCTATGAGAACTTATTACCATCATTTTTGGAA AAAGGTCAACTTATAGCTTATGGCAAAAATACAGTTGATATTGAAAATATGGGACCATCTACTTACAATCAGATAATGGCTGATATAACGACTTCGTTTACATTGCTTATTGGAATATTTTTCCCATCAGTAACAG gCATAATGGCGGGATCTAATAGGTCTGGAGATTTAGCGGATGCTCAAAAAAGTATCCCGATAGGAACTATTTGCGCTATTTTAACAACAAGTACTGTATATTTATCAAGTGTCATGTTATTTGCGGGAACCGTGGATAATCTTCTCTTACGAGACAA ATTCGGACAATCGATAGGTGGTAAACTAGTAGTTGCAAATATAGCATGGCCAAATCAATGGGTAATATTGGTTGGCTCATTCTTATCGACACTTGGTGCTGGATTACAAAGTTTAACTGGGGCACCTCGTCTACTACAGGCCATAGCAAGAGATGAAATCATTCCATTTTTATCACCGTTTGCGGTTTCTTCTAAACGTGGCGAACCTACAAGAGCCTTGCTTTTAACAATTGTTATATGTCAGTGCGGAATATTATTGG GTAACGTTGATCTACTGGCACCTTTATTATCTATGTTTTTCCTTATGTGTTACGGATTTGTGAATCTTGCTTGCGCTGTACAAACTTTGTTACGAACACCAAACTGGAGGCCACGATTCAAATTTTATCATTGGGGATTGTCATTAGTTGGGTTGACTTTGTGCATATCAATAATGTTTATGACATCGTGGTACTTTGCCTTGATTGCGATGGGAATGGcaatagttatatataaatatattgaatatcgTGG agcCGAAAAAGAATGGGGAGATGGAATCAGAGGAATGGCATTAACAGCTGCCAGATATTCGCTATTACGCTTAGAGGAAGGTCCACCACACACCAAAAACTGGCGCCCACAAATTTTAGTGCTGTCAAAATTCAATGACAACTTCATGCCGaaatacagaaaaatatttgcttttgcaactcAACTTAAAGCTGGGAAAGGCTTAACAATATGTGTATCGGTTATTCAGGGTGATCatcataaaattacaaatagaGCTGTGGATGCCAAAGCGGCTTTGAGAAAATTAATGGACGATGAAAAAGTGAAAGGTTTCTGTGATGTATTGGTTTCACGAGATATAGGGGAGGGTTTAAGTTCtgt aattcaGACAATAGGCCTTGGAGGTATGAAGCCAAATACAGTTATAATTGGGTGGCCCTATAGTTGGAGACAAGAGGGTAAACAAAGTTGGAAAACATTTATACAAACCGTTCGAACAGTAGCTGCCTGCCATATGGCCCTACTAGTTCCAAAGGGAATAAATTTCTTCCCAGAATCTAATCATAAG ATTGGAGGCAATATTGATATTTGGTGGATTGTACATGATGGAGGTCTCCTTATGTTATTACCTTTTCTGTTGAAACAGCATCGTACTTGGAGAAACTGCAAATTGAGAATTTTTACAGTCGCACAAATGGAGGATAATTCAATTCAGATGAAAAAAGACTTAAAAACTTTTCTATATCACTTACGAATTGAGGCCGACGTGGAGGTTGTGGAAATG ATGAACAGTGATAtatctgcatatacatatgagaGAACATTGATGATGGAACAGAGAAACCAAATGTTGAGGGAACTGCgtttgaataaaaaagaaaactctAAAATA GTTCAGACAATTGTTGATCATCATCATGATGCAACGAAGACCTCTTCAAAAGTTCGGTTTGCAGATCCAACCGTTAATGTAGAAGAAAAACATGAAAAC GAGGCCGATGGGGATGAAAAAGCGAAGTCAAAAGAGGCTGAAACCGACTCACTAGATGCTAAATTGGATAATGGATCCACACTACATACTGTAGAAAAAGGACAAAGTGAAGACGAAAAgcctgaaaaaaatattttaggcggAAATTCGAACACAACCTTGAAACC tgatGAAATTAATGTTCGCCGAATGCACACGGCAGTTAAGCTAAACGAGGTTATTGTAAATAAATCACAAGATGCCCAACTTGTCATAATGAATTTACCTGGACCTCCGCGGGAATCTAAAATCGATCGTGAAAGCAATT ATATGGAATTTTTAGAGGTGCTTACTGAGGGTCTAGAAAAGGTATTAATGGTGCGGGGAGGAGGTCGCGAAGTAATAACAATATATTCTTAa